One window from the genome of Panthera leo isolate Ple1 chromosome D3, P.leo_Ple1_pat1.1, whole genome shotgun sequence encodes:
- the DSG2 gene encoding desmoglein-2, which yields MARSAEGAALLLLICFNFGNGLHLEALNTRNENNLLPKPTHLMRQKRAWITAPVALREGEDLSKRNPIAKIHSDIAEERGLKITYKYTGKGITEPPFGVFVFNKDTGELNITSILDREETPSFLLVGYALDEKGNNLEKPLELRIKVLDVNDNEPVFTQDVFVGSVEELSAADTLVMKISATDADEPNTLNSKISYRIVSQEPAYPPVFYLNKDTGEIFTTSFTLDREEHSSYTLTVEARDGNGQITDKPVKQAQVQIRILDVNDNIPVVKNTMNEGVEVKENEANVEVTRIKVSDADEIGSDNWLANFTFISGNEMGYFHIETDTQTNEGIVTLIKELDYEETKSLDFSIIVTNKAAFHKSVKNQYKPTSIPIKVKVKNVKEGIHFKSNTISIHVSESMDKSSLSQIIGKFQAFDEDTGQVAHVRYAKLEDIDNWISVDSVTSEIKLVKIPDFESRYVQNGTYTAKILAISESYPRKTITGTIVITVGDINDNCPTLVDPVQSICEDVQYVNVTAEDLDGHQNSEPFSFSIIDNPAGMAEKWQIVHQESTSVLLQQKEQKIGRSEIQFLISDSQGFVCPEKQVLKLTVCKCLDGSNCVEALRDSYVGLGPAAIALIIFALLLLLLVPLLLLMCHCGEGAKGFTPIPGTIEMLHPWNNEGAPPEDKVVPLLLTADHGESVAAGSGVGGGMTTKETIVKGSSSASFVKGQHEMCEVDGRWEEHRNFISAAVAQVTGTTGANMGAETLRSTRVMGSSRDMAGARTAAVAVSEEFLGSYFAEKAASYTEEDDIHIAKDCLLVYSQEDTASLHGSIGCCSFIEGELDDHFLDDLGLKFRTLAEVCLGQKVDMDGKVEQRQKPVGESSMKAASHSFDEKTRIHAEHAYSSGSSFQVPKPSHEANAEKVTQEIVTERSVSSRQSEKVATLLPDPLASGNVVVTETSYATGSTMPPSTVILGPGQPQALIVTERVYAPAPPLVDQHYANDGSVVVTERIIQPNGGIPGPLEGTQPLPDAHYVMVRERESFLAPSPGMQPTLAVPGVAAGQNVTVTERVRTAVPTLQSSYQIPAETSVMARKTEVSGARGPGPLPNFSLEESGHSNSTVTTSSTRVSKHSVVQHSYSSTPVDRSLTQSLASSD from the exons atctGCTTTAACTTTGGAAATGGACTCCATTTAGAG GCCTTaaacacaagaaatgaaaataatctgcTTCCTAAACCCACTCACTTAATGAGGCAAAAGCGTGCCTGGATCACTGCCCCTGTGGCTCTTCGAGAGGGAGAGGATCTATCCAAAAGGAATCCAATTGCCAAG atACATTCTGATATTGCAGAAGAAAGAGGACTAAAAATCACATACAAATATACCGGAAAAGGGATCACAGAGCCACCTTTTGGTGTGTTTGTCTTTAATAAAGACACTGGAGAATTGAACATTACCAGCATTCTTGATCGAGAAGAAACGCCAAGTTTTCTG CTCGTTGGTTATGCTTTGGACGAAAAAGGAAACAACCTTGAGAAACCATTAGAACTGCGCATTAAAGTTCTTGATGTCAATGACAACGAACCAGTGTTCACGCAGGACGTCTTTGTTGGGTCTGTTGAAGAGTTGAGTGCAGCAG ATACACTTGTGATGAAAATCAGCGCAACAGATGCAGATGAGCCCAATACCCTGAATTCTAAAATTTCCTATAGAATTGTATCTCAAGAGCCTGCTTATCCTCCAGTGTTCTACCTAAATAAAGATACAGGCGAGATTTTTACGACCAGTTTTACCTTGGACAGAGAG GAACACAGCAGCTATACTTTGACAGTAGAAGCAAGAGACGGCAATGGACAAATAACAGATAAACCAGTAAAACAAGCTCAAGTTCAGATTCGTATTTTGGATGTCAATGACAATATACCTGTAGTCAAAAATACAatg AATGAAGGGGTGgaagttaaagaaaatgaagccaaTGTAGAAGTTACACGCATAAAAGTGTCTGATGCCGATGAAATAGGCTCTGATAATTGGTTAGCAAATTTTACATTCATATCAGGAAATGAAATGGGTTATTTCCACATAGAAACCGATACTCAAACTAATGAAGGAATCGTGACCCTTATTAAG GAATTAGATTATGAAGAAACgaagagtcttgatttcagcattATTGTCACTAATAAAGCAGCTTTTCACAAGTCAGTTAAGAATCAATATAAGCCTACATCCATTCCCATCAAAGTAAAGgtgaaaaatgtgaaagaaggcattcattttaaaagtaacacaaTCTCCATTCATGTTAGTGAGAGCATGGATAAATCAAGCCTAAGTCAAATAATTGGAAAATTTCAAGCTTTTGACGAAGACACTGGACAAGTAGCCCACGTAAG ATATGCCAAATTGGAAGACATAGACAACTGGATCTCTGTGGATTCTGTTACATCTGAAATTAAACTTGTAAAAATTCCTGATTTTGAATCCAGATATGTCCAAAATGGTACATACACTGCAAAGATTTTGGCAATATCAGAAA gttATCCAAGAAAAACTATCACTGGCACCATTGTTATCACAGTGGGAGACATCAATGACAATTGCCCCACTCTGGTTGACCCAGTGCAGAGTATCTGTGAGGACGTGCAGTATGTGAATGTGACTGCAGAGGACCTGGATGGGCACCAGAACAGTGAGCCTTTCAGTTTCTCCATCATCGACAACCCAGCTGGGATGGCAGAAAAATGGCAAATAGTGCACCAAGAAA GTACCAGTGTGTTACTGCAACAAAAGGAGCAAAAGATCGGGAGAAGTGAAATTCAGTTCCTGATTTCAGATAGTCAGGGCTTCGTCTGCCCTGAAAAGCAGGTCCTTAAACTGACAGTTTGTAAGTGTCTGGACGGCAGCAATTGTGTGGAAGCTCTGCGTGACTCCTATGTGGGCCTGGGACCCGCAGCAATCGCGCTAATAATTTTTGCCCTTCTGCTGTTGCTAC TTGTACCGCTTTTACTGCTGATGTGCCATTGTGGAGAGGGTGCCAAAGGCTTCACCCCCATTCCGGGCACTATAGAGATGCTGCATCCTTGGAATAACGAAGGGGCGCCACCCGAAGACAAG GTGGTGCCACTGCTTCTGACAGCAGATCATGGAGAGAGCGTAGCAGCAGGCAGTGGAGTGGGAGGAGGTATGACAACCAAAGAAACCATCGTGAAAGGAAGCAGCTCTGCTTCCTTCGTCAAAGGGCAACATGAGATGTGTGAGGTGGATGGAAGGTGGGAAGAACACAGAAACTTCATTTCTGCTGCAGTTGCCCAAGTGACAGGGACAACAGGAGCCAACATGGGTGCTGAAACTTTAAGGAGCACAAGAGTCATGGGGTCTTCCAGAGACATGGCCGGAGCTCGAACAGCTGCTGTTGCAGTGAGCGAGGAATTCTTAGGAAGTTATTTCGCTGAG aaagcTGCTTCTTATACTGAGGAAGATGACATTCACATAGCCAAAGATTGCCTTCTGGTTTATTCTCAGGAAGACACTGCATCTCTACACGGCTCCATCGGCTGTTGCAGTTTTATTGAAGGAGAGCTCGATGATCACTTTCTAGATGATTTAGGCCTTAAATTCAGGACACTAGCCGAAGTTTGCTTGGGTCAAAAGGTAGACATGGATGGGAAAGTTGAGCAGAGGCAAAAACCTGTGGGAGAATCAAGTATGAAGGCAGCTTCACATTCATTCGATGAGAAAACTAGGATTCACGCAGAGCATGCCTACTCCTCGGGCAGTAGCTTTCAAGTTCCCAAACCTTCGCATGAAGCAAATGCGGAGAAAGTAACTCAGGAAATAGTCACTGAAAGATCCGTATCTTCTAGGCAGAGTGAGAAGGTAGCTACACTGCTCCCTGATCCATTGGCTTCTGGCAATGTTGTAGTGACAGAAACTTCCTATGCCACAGGCTCCACGATGCCACCAAGCACCGTGATCCTGGGTCCTGGACAGCCACAGGCCCTCATCGTGACGGAGCGGGTGTATGCTCCAGCCCCTCCCTTGGTAGACCAGCACTATGCTAATGACGGTAGTGTCGTGGTTACTGAGAGAATAATACAGCCTAACGGGGGCATCCCTGGTCCCCTGGAAGGCACTCAGCCTCTGCCAGATGCACATTATGTgatggtgagggagagagagagcttccTCGCCCCCAGCCCAGGCATGCAGCCCACTCTGGCCGTGCCTGGTGTGGCAGCAGGACAGAACGTGACAGTGACAGAAAGAGTACGAACAGCTGTCCCCACGCTGCAATCCAGTTACCAGATTCCTGCTGAAACCTCTGTGATGGCCAGAAAGACAGAGGTTTCTGGAGCCAGAGGCCCTGGCCCTCTGCCAAATTTCAGTTTAGAGGAGTCTGGTCATTCTAATTCTACTGTAACCACATCTTCCACCAGAGTCTCCAAGCACAGCGTCGTGCAGCATTCCTACTCCTCAACCCCTGTCGACCGCAGTCTGACCCAGAGTTTAGCTAGCAGTGACTGA